The DNA region TGGAGGTCATAGGGGAGGCGGAGGACGGGGATGCCACGGTGGAGATGGTGTCCGCCCTGAAGCCCGATGTGCTTCTCTTCGACATCCACATGCCCAAGAAGGACGGGATCCAGGTGGTCAAGGATCTAAAGGCCATGGGGTGCTCCCCCAGGTTCGTGGCCATTACCGCCTTCGACGACGATGACCACATAACCGCCCTCTCGTCGGTTGGGATAGATGCCTACGTTCTCAAGGCGTCGGGCATGGCGGAGCTACTGTCCGCCATAAGGTCCGTCTACCGGGGGCACTCGTACGTGGATCCGAAGGTGGCGGGCAAGTTGCTCAGCACCTTCAACAGGAGGAGGGAGGAGCGGGACCTTCTGTCCCGGCTAACCCCCAGGGAAATGGAGGTGCTCTACTGGATCTCCCAGGGACTCAACAACGGGGAGATAGCCCGGAAGATGGTCCTCTCGGAGAAGACGGTGAAGAACCACGTGAGCCACATCCTAAAGAAGCTGGATCTGGTGGACAGGACCCAGGCGGCGGTCTTCGCCTGGAAGAGAGGGCTGGCCCAGCTGTCCAAGGAGGACCTGTTGCTGGTTGGGAAACTATCGGATTGAGGGGATCTCGGTACTGGGACATTAAGGTGAGGGGCGGACCATCTAGGTCCGCCCCTCACCTCCTTCAGCGACCCGTTAAGTTACATTGGGTTCATCAGCCGCCACTTATCATGTGAACCACCTGTACCTTGGCCCCCTTGGGTATGGGGGTGGAGTCGAATCGATCCCGCTCCACGGGTCGATCGTCGATCCATACGGCGATCATTCGGAAGGTGAACCGCTTCTCGTCCAGCAGGTCCTTGACGGTCATCCCCTCTCTCCAGGGGTGCCGATCTCCGTTGACGGTGATGAAGCTATCCATCAGTTGTCCCACTCGTCCTCCGGGCGCAGGTGCTTCTTCAGCACCTCCACCACCTCAGGGGTGTCTATGCCGAGGCGCTTTACGGTCTCAAGGGTGGGGATGCCGTTCTTGTTCCATCCCCTGCGCTTGTAGACCGCATCAACCAGCTTCTCCCACTGGGCCCTGCGGTGGGCTTGGAGCTTCTCGATCTTTTCCTTGACCGAGAGTCCCTGGGGGTCTATGCCCGCCTCCCGGAGCTTATCGTCGAAGTAGTCCGGCCTTGCCATGTACTCGTCCTCGAAGACGGGTCCCAGGCCCCTGGCGGGGATGTTGTGCCACTCCCTGGTCCCCTTGCCCATCCGGAGGTTGAAGACCCGCTCGAAGTTGTAGACCTTCTCGGACTGGGTGATTATGTCCTCCTTGGTTATGTTCTTGCCCGTGACGGCGTTGAAGATATCCACGTAGTTCTGCACGTGCTCGGGCACCTTGGCGGCCTCGATGCCCTTGTAGCGGATGTGGTTGTCCGCCGGCTCGATGTCGTTCCAGGGTAGCTTGCAGAGGCCCACCAGGGAGAACCAGAGCCGGAAGTTGGGGAAGTAGTAGAGGGCCTCCGCCTTGTCCTCGAAGGTGGGGAGCTGCTTGTTGACCATGTCCATGAAGATGAGCCACGCCTCGTCGTGCTGGGGACCCTTGAGGGTGAGGAAGTAGCCTCCCCACTGGGCGATGGACTCCTGGCACCGGTACTGGGAGACCTCCAGGCCCTGTCCCTCCATGCCGATGTCCTCCATCACCTTGCGGTCCGCCCCGTACTTCTCGCTGAGGAAGTCCTTGAGGTACCTTATGCCCCGGCTGGCCGCCACGGCGAACTCGTCGGTGCCCTCCGCCATCCGGTGGATCATCTCCATCATGGCGTCCTTGTTGCCGAAGGTGAGCTCAAGGCCGCCGGTGTGGTCCTTGTTGATGAGCCCCAGCTCGTAGCACTCTGCCAGGAAGGCCAGGATGGTGCCCAGGGATATGGTGTCGAACCCGTAGTGGTCCGCGTAGAAGTTGGCCTCTATGGTCCACTTGGGATCGAATATGCCAATGACCGATCCGAGGGATGCGGCGGTCTCGTACTCGGGGCCGTCGACGGTCACCTTCTTGCCCTTCCAAGGTCCGGTCTTCAGCTCGAAGTTGTCCGCCGCCTTGGCGCAGGAGAGGGAACAACCGTACCAGCACCCGTCGGGGAGCCCCTGGGTGAAGAGGCTGGTGTAGACGTCCGAGTGGATGTTGTTTATGTCCGGATGCTGGCCGAACTTGTAGTTGTTGACCGGCAACAGGTGGTAGTCGTTCATGACCTCGTTGAGGTGGGCGGTGCCGACCTTGCGCATCTTGCACTGCACGTCATCGTAGTCGTGGATCTCTTTGTGGAGCTTTATGCCCACCTGCTGGAGGGTGGCCAGGTCCGCCGGGTCGTTCTCCACGCCGGTCACCTTGCGCTTCTTGACCACTAGGGCGTGGACCCCCTTGTGGCGGAGCACCGTGCCGCCGCCACCCCTGCCCGCCTGCTTCAGCCTGGCCACCTTGCGGCGCAGGTCGTAGAAGCTGAAGTTCATGCCGCAGATGTAGCTGTGGGCCGCCGCCTGGCCAGTGGAGACCACCGATATGGCCCTCTTGCCGTTCTCCCTATCCTCATCCTCTGCGGAGAAGTAGTCGTGGAGCTCATCGGTTATGGTGTAGGAGTTGTCCTTGGGGCTGAAGGGGGACTCGTATATCTCCACCTTGCCCTGGTCCCCGTCCACGAAGATGATCACGTTACGGTCCGCGATGCCCCTCAGCTCGAAGGAGTCGAAGCCGGAGAACTTGATCAGGGGACCGAAGTACCCCCCCGCGTTGCTGGCGTAGGTCTGCTTGGTGGCGGGGGAGAGGAAGACCGAGTAGCACTTGCCCGCCCCGGGGTACTGGGTTATGCCGCAGAGGGGGCCGCCGGATATGATGATCTCGTTCTCCGGGTCATCCCACTTGGTGTTCTCGTTGACCGCCTCCCAGAGGAGGCCCAGGCCGAACCCCCTTCCGCCGGTGAAGCGCTCCACGAACTCATCGGACAGGGTCTTGGTCTCGAAACGGTACTTGCCGTCCCGGTTGCCCAGGTCAACGAGGCAGACCTCCTTGGTGTAGCCCCGGTGAATGGGCTTGGGCGTGTAGGTCCACTGGGCGAGAAGCTTCATCTTCTCCATCTCGTTACGCTCCTTTCGTGAGGACGTCTATGGTTAACCCTAGGCTTGCTGGCGGATCTAGCCTATGATCTCCAAGGCACCGGTGGGGCATGCCTTGGCGCAGAGTCCGCAGGCGATGCACTTGAAGGGCTGGCTCTGCTTCTTGGCGTTGAAGAACATGCTAGCAGTGGGGCAGTAACCTACGCACATCATGCAGGAGGTGCACTTGTCCTTCCTGAGCTGGACCACCCCGTTCTTGTCCCTCTCCAGCGCCTGGGTGGGACACACCTCTATGCAGGCGCCGCACTGGTTGCAGACGTTCAGGTTAGGCATGTTGCCCACGTCGGACACCCTTATCCTGGAAAGCTCCGGGTCCTCCTCCTTAAAGTAGGCCTTGGCGCAGGCGGCCATGCAGGCGCCGCACCGGACGCACTTCTCCGCATAGGTCTTGAGGAGCTTCACTTCCATCCCTCCCTTGGATGATCGAAGCTACGGGTTCCCCCTCCCGCTTCTTGTGTACATGATACCATATGCATGTTTGACGCAAGAAGTCCCGAAGTTCGAATAGGCGAAAAATTCCCCCCCCGATCTCTCCGTATTTTAATGGATATATTATGCAACTCCTCTCCTGTGGATGGTAGAATCTTTGGCAAGTTCCGCATCTTCATTTGGGAGGTGTTGTGGAGTGAGGAAGAAG from Thermanaerovibrio acidaminovorans DSM 6589 includes:
- a CDS encoding aldehyde ferredoxin oxidoreductase family protein, coding for MEKMKLLAQWTYTPKPIHRGYTKEVCLVDLGNRDGKYRFETKTLSDEFVERFTGGRGFGLGLLWEAVNENTKWDDPENEIIISGGPLCGITQYPGAGKCYSVFLSPATKQTYASNAGGYFGPLIKFSGFDSFELRGIADRNVIIFVDGDQGKVEIYESPFSPKDNSYTITDELHDYFSAEDEDRENGKRAISVVSTGQAAAHSYICGMNFSFYDLRRKVARLKQAGRGGGGTVLRHKGVHALVVKKRKVTGVENDPADLATLQQVGIKLHKEIHDYDDVQCKMRKVGTAHLNEVMNDYHLLPVNNYKFGQHPDINNIHSDVYTSLFTQGLPDGCWYGCSLSCAKAADNFELKTGPWKGKKVTVDGPEYETAASLGSVIGIFDPKWTIEANFYADHYGFDTISLGTILAFLAECYELGLINKDHTGGLELTFGNKDAMMEMIHRMAEGTDEFAVAASRGIRYLKDFLSEKYGADRKVMEDIGMEGQGLEVSQYRCQESIAQWGGYFLTLKGPQHDEAWLIFMDMVNKQLPTFEDKAEALYYFPNFRLWFSLVGLCKLPWNDIEPADNHIRYKGIEAAKVPEHVQNYVDIFNAVTGKNITKEDIITQSEKVYNFERVFNLRMGKGTREWHNIPARGLGPVFEDEYMARPDYFDDKLREAGIDPQGLSVKEKIEKLQAHRRAQWEKLVDAVYKRRGWNKNGIPTLETVKRLGIDTPEVVEVLKKHLRPEDEWDN
- a CDS encoding 4Fe-4S binding protein → MEVKLLKTYAEKCVRCGACMAACAKAYFKEEDPELSRIRVSDVGNMPNLNVCNQCGACIEVCPTQALERDKNGVVQLRKDKCTSCMMCVGYCPTASMFFNAKKQSQPFKCIACGLCAKACPTGALEIIG
- the thiS gene encoding sulfur carrier protein ThiS, whose product is MDSFITVNGDRHPWREGMTVKDLLDEKRFTFRMIAVWIDDRPVERDRFDSTPIPKGAKVQVVHMISGG
- a CDS encoding response regulator; the encoded protein is MRKIRIVLADDHRLFRDGLRRLLEMEKDMEVIGEAEDGDATVEMVSALKPDVLLFDIHMPKKDGIQVVKDLKAMGCSPRFVAITAFDDDDHITALSSVGIDAYVLKASGMAELLSAIRSVYRGHSYVDPKVAGKLLSTFNRRREERDLLSRLTPREMEVLYWISQGLNNGEIARKMVLSEKTVKNHVSHILKKLDLVDRTQAAVFAWKRGLAQLSKEDLLLVGKLSD